GTCGACCTCGGCCACAGCAAGCGCTGGTACGACCTGCGGGTCAGGTCCGACAGCGACGACGCCTACCTGCGCAGGCTCGCCGGGCACGTCGAGACGGGCGAACCCGGCACCAGCGACCCCGCGCTCCGCACCGCCTGACCACGGTGCTAGGCCCCCTCGGCCTCCTCGGCCTCCTCTGCCTCCTCTGCCTCCTCTGCCTCTTCGCCGCTGCCGGGCCTGACGCGCAGGTGCATGCGCTCGCCCTGGGCCCCGTACAGGGCGAGGAACTCGACGGGAACGTCACCGGCGTTGGCGAAACCATGCGGGGTGCGCGTGTCGAACTCGGCGGCTTCGCCCGCGGTGAGCACCAGGTCGTGGTCGCCCAGGGCCAGCAGCAGGCGGCCGGAGAGGACGTAGAGCCACCCGTAGCCCTCGTGCACGCCCTGCTCGGGGCGCGCGGTCTGCCGGGTGCCGTTCCTGGTGACCGGCAGGACCCGCTTGTAGGCGTGCATTCCGCCGAGGTAGCGGGTGAGGGGGACCCAGGTGTTGCCGTGCCGCACGAACGGCCGCGGGTGGATGCGCGGGTCGCCGGTCTGGGGCGCGCCGACCAGTTCGTCGAGCGGCACGCCGTACGCCTTGGCCAGCGGCAGCAGGAGCTTCAGGGTGGGTTCGCGCTGCCCGGCCTCAAGGCGCGAGAGCGTGCTCAGGGAGATCCCCGTCTCCTCACTCAGCCGGGCCAGGGTGGCGCCCCGCGCCTTGCGCAGGGCCCGCAGCCGCGGCCCGACGGCGGTCAGCACATCCGTGAGTTCGGCGTCGTCGCTCATCCCGCTATTTGCCGTGTCGGCAAATATCTTTGTCAAGCCGCCCCGGCCGCGCGCAGGGTTGCCGCAGAGCAGAAGGAGCCCACATGAGCGACCACAATCACGGCACCCACACCGCCTCCGCCGCCGATTCGGCCGAGGCGTTCTGGGACGACCGCTACCAGCAGAGCGGCCGTCTGTGGAGCGGCGAGCCGAATGCCGCACTCGTCCGCGAGACCGAGGGGCTCGTTCCGGGCAGCGCCCTGGACCTGGGCTGCGGCGAGGGCGGCGACGCGATCTGGCTCGCGCGGCAGGGCTGGCGCGTCACCGCCACCGACATCTCCGGTGTCGCCCTCGGCCGCGCCGCCGAGCACGCGGCCCGGGCGCAGGTCGCCGACCGCATCGACTGGCAGCGGCACGACCTGGGAGTCTCCTTCCCGGCCGGCAGTTACGACCTGGTCTCCGCCCAGTTCCTGCACTCCCTGCACGAGATGCCGCGCGAGCAGATCCTGCGCGGTGCCGCCGCGGCCGTCGCCGACGGCGGCACCCTCCTGATCGTCGGCCACATGGGCTTCCCCGCCTGGGAGACCGAACCGCACCCGGGCGTGGACTTTCCCACCCCCCAGAAGGTGCTTGCCGCCCTCGACCTGCCGGCCGGGCAGTGGGACGTGCTCGTCTGCGACACCCACGAGCACGCCCTGACGGCCCCGGACGGGGAGCCCTCCACGCGGACCAACTACACCGTCACAGTGCGGCGCCGTCCCCTCGGCCGGTGACGAAGCGGGCCGTGGTCGCGTCCTCGCCGCAGCGCCGCAGTCCGGCCTTCTCCAGCACACGGACCGAGGCCGGGTTGGCCAGTTCCACATCGGCGTACACGGTGTGCACGTCCGGCGAGGTCAGGGCGTACGCCGTGAGGGCGCGGGCGGCTTCGGAGGCGTGGCCCAGGCCGCGCCGCGAGGCCACGATGCCGTAGCCGATCTCGAGAGCGCCGTCGTTCGGCGGCCAGAACAGCCCGATCGCGCCGATCACCAGGCCACTGGCCCGCTCGATGATCTGCCGCTGTCCGTACGGGCCCAGCGCGTCCGGCCGGTCGGCGATGAATCCGGCGATGACCCGGCCTTCGTCGGCGGGGAAGTCCTCCGCCCAGTGCGCCAGGCGGCGGTCGCCGAGGACGGCGGTGATCTCGTCGGGAGACCAGGGCCGCAGCACGAGCCGGTCCGTGGTCAGGTCCGTGCCGGACGACGAGAACGAAGAAGACGATGAGAGAGAAGAAGACACGCGGTACTCCTGGTCGTTTCAGACGACCGGGCCGCTCACACCAACCGTGTGCGCGGTGCGACCCGGACAAGGGCATGTTGATGAAGCGTCTGGCGGGCCATATTCATCAACCTCCCTTGTCGCAGCGGCAGTCGCGTCATTCGCGCGTCGATCGATCGTACAGGCCTCGATGCGCGGACCGCCCTGCCGCAGGGCCTCACCGCGGCTTGGGCAGGTGCACGGTCAGGGTCACCTTGCTCCCGCCGGGTCCCGCGGAGATGGTGAGCTCGTCGGTGAGCAGGCCCGCGAGCCACAGGCCCCGGCCGCCCGCGTGGCCGTCGAGGCCGGGGGCCAGCTCGGGGATGACATCGGCGCTGAAGCCGGGGCCCGCGTCGTGGATGTGGCAGGCGAGCCGGCCGTCGCTGCGCTGCAGGACCAGCGTGCCGCCGCCGCCCGCGTGCTCGACCGCGTTGACCGCCACCGCGTCCAGGGCCACGATGAAGTCGCTGCGCCGCGGCTCGGGCAGTCCTTGGTGGTCGGCGTACTGATCGACGAGCATCCGCAGCCGGGGCAGATCGTCCTGGGTGAATCGCGACTCCAGCAGGGTCACGGGAGGAAGCTCACGAGGACCGGGCGTGGTCGCCATCAGCGGCCCACCTCGCTGATCACCATGTGGGGCACCTGGTCGGCGCCGACTCGGCGCAGTATGCGGGCCAGTACCGGTGGACAGTCCACCCGGACCGGGCCGTGCGGATATTCGAGGACCAGCCGCAGCAGGTCCACGGCGCAGGCGACGCCGAGGAACACGAGGCCGGTGAGGTCCACGGTCACCGGCTGCCCGGAATCCGCGCGGCGCCGCAGCCCGTCGCGCACGGCGTTGAGGAATTCCTCCCGGGTGGCGAGGTCCGCCTCGCCGGCCAACTGCACCACTCCCACCGCCTGTTCCACGTGCAGGGCGCCCATGCGGGGCAGCAGCCGACAGGGATGCGCCTCGTGCATGGCCGCCAGGACATCGGGGTCGAACCATCGGCTGTCGTAGGCACAGATCTCGGTGTACGGGCGGTCGGTGAACAGGTGCTCGGCGTGGGATTCGCGCTGCATCATCACCTCGACATCGGCGCCCAGCTCCCGCACCCAGTGCATGTCGATGTAGGTGCGCAGCCCGGTATAGCCCTCGGCCAGGGCCCGGTTGGTCTCCTCCCTGATGCGCTCCCACTGCCTACGGGGCGTGAACGCGTCCTGGGGATGGATGAGGGAACGCATGCTGCTGAGCACCAACTGCCCTTGCGCCCGGGCGGATCCCAGCACGGCCTCCGGCGTGTCCAGCCTGGCCCACACTTGATCGTCGTCCATGTGCGGGTCGGGGAAGACCATCACCTTCTCGCGCTTCACGAGTCCCGCCCACGCGAAAGCAGACACCACGTCGCGGCCCGCGTCGTCGTCGGCGTAACTGACGAACGCGTGGTCGCCCGCCCGGAGATGCTGCACCGGGATCGTACCGACCGACGCCGAGCCGGCGGCATCTGCCATTTCTCACCTCCGGGGCCGACGAGGCCCGACGGGAACAACTGGGGGCCACACGCTAGCGGTCCTTACCTCACGGCGGCGCTTCGCCGCAGACAGCGACAGATAGCTGACATCGCACCCCCTCTTGGCGATCGAGAGTGCGTGAAGATGAACCGTTCCCCGCTACTTCTGTCCG
This Streptomyces sp. NBC_01283 DNA region includes the following protein-coding sequences:
- a CDS encoding class I SAM-dependent methyltransferase, giving the protein MSDHNHGTHTASAADSAEAFWDDRYQQSGRLWSGEPNAALVRETEGLVPGSALDLGCGEGGDAIWLARQGWRVTATDISGVALGRAAEHAARAQVADRIDWQRHDLGVSFPAGSYDLVSAQFLHSLHEMPREQILRGAAAAVADGGTLLIVGHMGFPAWETEPHPGVDFPTPQKVLAALDLPAGQWDVLVCDTHEHALTAPDGEPSTRTNYTVTVRRRPLGR
- a CDS encoding helix-turn-helix domain-containing protein gives rise to the protein MSDDAELTDVLTAVGPRLRALRKARGATLARLSEETGISLSTLSRLEAGQREPTLKLLLPLAKAYGVPLDELVGAPQTGDPRIHPRPFVRHGNTWVPLTRYLGGMHAYKRVLPVTRNGTRQTARPEQGVHEGYGWLYVLSGRLLLALGDHDLVLTAGEAAEFDTRTPHGFANAGDVPVEFLALYGAQGERMHLRVRPGSGEEAEEAEEAEEAEEAEGA
- a CDS encoding ATP-binding protein — protein: MTLLESRFTQDDLPRLRMLVDQYADHQGLPEPRRSDFIVALDAVAVNAVEHAGGGGTLVLQRSDGRLACHIHDAGPGFSADVIPELAPGLDGHAGGRGLWLAGLLTDELTISAGPGGSKVTLTVHLPKPR
- a CDS encoding GNAT family N-acetyltransferase; its protein translation is MSSSLSSSSSFSSSGTDLTTDRLVLRPWSPDEITAVLGDRRLAHWAEDFPADEGRVIAGFIADRPDALGPYGQRQIIERASGLVIGAIGLFWPPNDGALEIGYGIVASRRGLGHASEAARALTAYALTSPDVHTVYADVELANPASVRVLEKAGLRRCGEDATTARFVTGRGDGAAL
- a CDS encoding MEDS domain-containing protein; this translates as MADAAGSASVGTIPVQHLRAGDHAFVSYADDDAGRDVVSAFAWAGLVKREKVMVFPDPHMDDDQVWARLDTPEAVLGSARAQGQLVLSSMRSLIHPQDAFTPRRQWERIREETNRALAEGYTGLRTYIDMHWVRELGADVEVMMQRESHAEHLFTDRPYTEICAYDSRWFDPDVLAAMHEAHPCRLLPRMGALHVEQAVGVVQLAGEADLATREEFLNAVRDGLRRRADSGQPVTVDLTGLVFLGVACAVDLLRLVLEYPHGPVRVDCPPVLARILRRVGADQVPHMVISEVGR